The Streptomyces sp. NBC_00576 genome contains the following window.
GCGTGGCCGTGCGCCAGGGTTGCCGTCGGCGGTCCCGCCGCGTCGGATCGTTCGTCCATTGGCCGTGCATCGCCCGTCGCCCCCCTCACAGTCTGCAATATCCATCCCCGGCGCCGATCTGTGCGCGGCGCAGCCCCTGTCGGGACGATACACCAGTCTCGTCACTCAGGGACATAGTTCCTCTACTCTCCGTAACGAGAAGTGGCGACACCGACACACCCCGCATCCGGGGGAATGCGGAGGGTGTCCGAACCGGACTACGTGTCGCTCTTCCCCGTAGTAAGGATCACGTTCCGCAACGGCTCCTGGTTCATGAAGCGACTCAGCTGGTCCACCAGCAGCCTCTCGGCGCGCGGCCGGAACGCGGAGGTCGGGCCGCCGACATGGGGGCTGATGAGCACGCCAGGCGCCTGCCACAAGGGGTGTCCCGGAGGCAGCGGCTCCGGATCGGTGACGTCGAGGGCGGCCGTGAGGCGCCCGGATTCCAGCTCGGCGAGCAGTGCCTTGGTGTCGACGACGGGCCCGCGGGCCACGTTCACGAGCAGTGCGCCGTCCTTCATCCGCGCCAGGAACTCGGCGTCCACCAGCCCTCTTGTCTGATCGGTGAGGGGCGTGGTGAGGATCACCACATCCGCCTCGGGCAGGAGGGCGGGCAGTTCGGTGAGCGGATGCACCGGTCCGCGCGCCGTGGTGCGCTCAGAGCGCGCGACGCGCGCCACCCGCGCGAGCTCGAAGGGCGCGAGCCGGTCTTCGATGGCGGCGCCGATGGAGCCGTAGCCGACGATGAGGGCGGTCTTGTCGGCGAGCGCCGGCCGGAACCCGCCCCGCCACTCCCCCTTGTCCTGGGCCCGCACGAAGTCGGGGATGCCGCGCAGCGAGGCCAGGATCAGGGCGAGGGCCAGCTCAGCGGTGCTCGCCTCGTGCACACCGCGCGCGTTGCACAGCCGTACACCCGGGCGCAGATGACCGAGCCCGGGCTGGATGTTGTCGACTCCGGCGGACAGCGTCTGCAGCACCTGGACGTGGGTCATGTCGGGCAGGGGGCGTACGCAGAGCTCGACGGGCTTCATGTACGGGACGACGTAGAACGCGCAGTCGGCCGGGTCCCCGGGGTAGTCGTGATCGCCGTTCCAGAAGAGGTAGCGGGGCCCTTCGGGCAGGCCCTTGATCTCCTCCGGCGGGATGGGGAGCCACACGTCAGCAGTCATGGTCACGAGCGTAGGCGAACCCCTGTGCGTACAGAGGTTAGGTTTGGGGTGCAAGGAGAGAGAGGTTCACGACCCAGTGGAGCGCAGGACGATCGGCGCGGCGGCGCTCGAAGTGGGGGCCGTTGGCCTCGGGTGCATGCCGATGAGCTGGGCGTACAGCGCGTCTCGGCAGCGTGGCGAGGAGTCGGTGCGGGCCGTGCACCGGGCCCTGGACGAGGGTTCGTCGCTGCTGGACACGGCCGACATGTACGGCCCGTTCACCAACGAGCTGCTGGTGGGACGGGTGTTGAGGGAACGGCGCCGTGACGCCTTCGTGTCGACGAAGGTCGGTCTGCTGGTAGGCGATCAGCACATCGTGGCCAACGGCCGCCCGGGGTACGTGAAACGGGCGTGCGACGCCTCGCTGCGCCGCCTCCAGACGGACGTCATCGACCTCTACCAACTGCACCGCGCGGACCCGGAGGTTCCCGTCGAGGAGACCTGGGGCGCGCTGGCCGAACTCGTACAGGCGGGAAAGGTACGGGCGTTGGGGCTGTCCGCGATGGGCGCGCGGGCCGGCCGCCGGTCGGGGGCGGGGCCGGGGGCGCGGCTGCACGACGCGACGGTCCGCCAACTGGAGCGGGTGCAGCAGGTGTTTCCGGTCAGCGCGGTACAGGCCGAGCTGTCCGTGTGGTCGAGGGAGGCGCTGGACACCCTGCTGCCGTGGTGCGTGGCGCGCGGGATCGGCTTTCTGGCGGCGATGCCCCTGGGCAACGGTTTCCTGACCGGGACGCTGACCCCCGGCGAGGGCTTCGAACCGGAGGACATCCGGGCCCGGCATCCCCGTTTCACGGCCGAGATGATGGCCGCGAACCAACCGATCGTGGCGGGCCTGCGCCGAGTGGCGAACCGTATCGGGCCGGACGTCACCCCGGCCCAGGTGGCGCTGGCGTGGGTGCTCGCACAGGGTCGGCACGTGGTGCCCGTACCGGGGGCGAAGCACGAACGGTGGGTGGCGCAGAACGCGTTGGCGGCACAGGTGCGGCTGTCGGCGGCGGACCTGGCCGAGGTGGCGGGACTGCCCAGGGCGCAGGGGTCGTGGGACTGAGGCCGGGGAATCAGGCTTCGGGGATCGGGAACTCGTGAGGCGCCGGCGGTGTATGACAAGGAGAACCCGTCGCGTCGAAGGGACCATGATCGTGCAACGTAGAGCTGTGACGGCCGTACTGGCCGCGGCCACGCTCCTGCTCACGGCCGGCTGCTCCTCCGACGAGGGAGGAGGCGGCGGCGGTGGCTCGGGCGGCAACGACACCGCGTCGCCGAGCCGTACGGGTACGCAGGCGTCGCCCTCCGCGCAGGCGACCGAGGAAGCCCCACCGGCCAAGGGCTCGGTGAAGGTGGTGCGCACGGTCACCGAGGACCTGAAGACCCCCTGGGGCCTGGCCCCACTGCCGGACGGCGATCTCCTGGTCTCCTCCCGTGACGAGGGCACGATCACGCGGGTCGACACGGAGACGGGGAAGAAGACGGTGCTGGGCGAGGTGCCGGGCGTCTCGGCGGCCGGCGAGGGCGGTCTGCTGGGCCTCGCACTGTCTCCTTCCTTCGCGTCGGACCACATGGTCTACGCGTACTTCACGACGGAGTCGGACAACCGCATCGCCCGCCTGCTGTACGAGGAGGAGAAGCCGGCGGGTGAACAACTGGGCGCCCCGAACACGGTCTTCCGGGGCATCCCCAAGGGCTATATCCACAACGGCGGCCGGATCGCCTTCGGCCCGGACAAGATGCTGTACGCGGGCACGGGCGAGAGCGGCGACACCGGGCTGGCCCAGGACAAGTCCTCGCTGGGCGGCAAGATCCTGCGCCTGACCCCGGAGGGCGAACCGGCCCCGGGCAACCCCTTCCCCGATTCCCCGGTGTACTCGTACGGCCACCGCAATGTGCAGGGCCTCGCCTGGGACTCCAGGCAGCGTCTGTTCGCCGCGGAGTTCGGCCAGGACACCTGGGACGAGCTCAACCAGATCAAGCCGGGCGACAACTACGGCTGGCCCCAGGCGGAGGGCGACAGCGACGACGCCGCGTTCCACAACCCTGTCGCCCAGTGGCACACGGACGACGCGTCCCCCAGCGGCATCGCCTACGCCGGGGGCTCGATATGGATGGCGGGGCTGAAGGGCCAGCGCCTGTGGCGCGTCCCCCTGAAGGGCACGGAGGCCGCGGCCGACCCGCAGGCGTTCCTCGAGGGCGAGTACGGCAGGCTCCGTACAGTGGTGTCGGCCGGCGGCGACAAGCTCTGGCTGGTGACGAGCGAGACGGACGGCAGGGGGTCGCCGGAGGGCGGGGACGACCGGATCCTGGAGCTTCAGGTGACGTGAGGCGGAGCCGGCTGATCCGGTTGCCCAGGTTGCTCAGACTCTTCTGGTTCCTCCGGGTGCTCGGACCGGCGTACGACGACTTTTCCGGACGCGAGGTCTATCGGCCCGCGTCCGGGGTCGCCGTCGCCGACGTCCTCGCGGGTCAGCTCCAGGCGTTTCTGTTCGTCACGCGTGTGCTTGCGTCCCGGTGCGAAGAGCTCCTCGAACATGTTGAACACGGGGCCTCCCGTGGGCCTGGGTCCCTAGGGCCTGTCAATCGCATTCCCGTCGTCCGCCCGGAGGGCGCACCTGACGCCGCCAGGCAGGTGGGAATGCGACGACAGGTCCTAGCAGCGTAACTCTCGCCCTCACCCGGCCGTCGGGGCAGGGAGCGCCTCCAGCGGGAACAGTCCCAGGCGATGCGCCACCGCCGCCGCTTCTCCCCGCCCCGCGACGCCCAGTTTGGCCAGGATGTTGGAGACGTGGACGCTCGCTGTCTTCGGCGAGATGAAGAGTTCCTCGGCGATCTGGCGGTTGGTGCGGCCGGCGGAGACCAGGCGCAGGACGTCCCGTTCGCGGCTGGTGAGGCCCAGGGACTCGGCCGGGTCCGCCGCGGGACGGGGTGGGGTACCGGTCGGGGTGAGGCGGGCGCGCTGGGCGAGGCGGGTGACGGCCTCGGCGAGGGAGCGGGCTCCCAGGTGGTCGGCGACGGCGGCGGACAGGCGGAGGAGCTCGGTCGCCCGGTCGCGGTCGTCGGGCTCTACGCCGTCCGTGAGCAGGGCCTCGGCGAGGCGGTGGCGGACTCGGGCGAGGTCGTAGGGGCGGTCCAGGGCCTCGAAGGCGGTGACGAGCCGTGACCAGGTGTCGGGGGTGGCCGTGCCGTCGGCGCGCTGGAGTTCGGCGCGGACCCACTGCTCGTGGGCGAGCCAGACAGGGGCGTCCGTGGTGAGCTTCTTGGCGGTGTCGAGGATGCGGGCGAGGGTCTCGGGACGTCCCGCCTCGGCCGTGGCCAGGGCGCGGGCGTCGGCCTCCGCGGTGGCGGCGGCCAGGAGCAGCGGCCAGCCGTAGCGGTGCGTGCCGGGCGGGAAGCCGGTGTCCAGGACGTGGCCCAGTTCGGTGCGGGCGTCGAGGAGGCGGCCCTCGGCGACGGCGACGCCGATGGCGACCAGGGCGAGCAGCAGATCGTGCTGGGGCATGGGGTCGTGGGTGCCGAAGTGCTCGTGGGCGGTGGCCAGCTGGCGCGCGGCCTCGGGCAGGTCGCCCCGTCCCAGGGCGAGCCGGGCCAGGCAGATGGCGCCGGCGCCCCGCGGCTTGGTGCTGTGGCCGCGCCGCAGTGCGTGGGTCGCGGCGTCGGCGGCCTCGTCCCAGCGGCCGAGCGAGTACAGCGATTCGGAGAGGTTGCCCCACACCCAGGCCTCGGAGTCCAGCAGCCCGAACCTACGGGTGTAGGCGACGCCCTCCTCCAGGATGGGCACGGAGTCGCGGGAGCGGCCCACCGCTTCGAGTCCGGAGGGGAGGTTGACGTACGCGCGTCCGGCGACGAAGAAGATGTTTTCCGCGACCGACCGTTCCTTGACCTCGTGCATCTCCGCGAACCCGGTCTCCATGGCCCCGGCGTCGATCAGGAGGCCGCCGTGGGTGAGACGGGCGTGCAGTTCGGTCTCGTCGGCGCCCACCATGCGGGCGTACTCGACCGCCTGTTCGGCGGCGGCGAGGGCGTCGGGGCCGGGCGAGTGCAGCATCGACCAGGCGGCGACGTTGGCCAGGACCTCGGCGTGCACCTCCGAGGGCGGCAGACCGCGTACGAGTTCCTGGGCGGTGCCGAGTTCCTGCCAGCCGTCGCCGCGGGACAGGCCCTGGACCAGGCGGGAGCGCTGGCACCAGAACCAGGCGGCGCGCAGAGGGTCGCCGTCGTCCTCCAGGAGGTGCAGCGCGCGCTTGATGATCTTGAGGGCGCGTTCGCGCTCCCCGCACAGCCGGCCCGCGACGGCGGCCTCGGCCATCAGGTCGAGGTAGTGCAGGGGGGTGGTGGCCGGGTCGCAGCCGCAGGGCGGGTAGACCTCGGTGTGGTCGACGGGGCGGAGGGTGGTCCGTACGGCGTCGGGGGCGACGTCCCAGAGCTCCATCGCCCGTTCCAGGAGCCGCAGTTGCTCGGAGTAGGCGTACCGGCGGCGGGCGGTGACCGAGGCGTCCAGGACGGCGGGCAGGGCCTTGGCCGGGTCGTGGGCGTGGTACCAGTAGCTCGCCAGGCGCATGGTGCGTTCGTCGGCGGGGACGAGGGTCGGGTCGGTCTCCAGGGCCTCGGCGTAGCGGCGGTTGAGGCGGGAGCGTTCGCCGGGGAGCAGGTCGTCGCCGACCGCCTCGCGGACCAGGGAGTGACGGAAGCGGTAGCCGTCGCCGGCCGGGGTGGCGAGCAGGATGTTGGCGCCGACGGCCGCACGCAGCGCCTCAATGAGGTCGTCCTCGGCGAGTCCGGCGGTGGCAGCGAGCAGCCGGTACTCGACGGTGGAGCCGCCCTCGGCGACGATCCGGGCGACCCGCTGGGCGCTCTCAGGCAGGCTTTCGACCCGGACGAGGAGAAGGTCGCGGAGGGTGTCCGTGAGCCGGGTGCGGCAGCCCTCGTGGGCGGCGACGGCGAGTTCCTCGACGAAGAAGGCGTTGCCGTCGGAGCGGTCGAAGATCTCGTCGACCTGGGCCGGTTCGGGTTCGGCGGCGAGGATGCCGGCGATCTGGCGGCCCACTTCGGCGCGGTTGAACCGGCTCAGCTCGATCCGGCGGACCGTGCGCAGCCGGTCCAGTTCGGCGAGGAGGGGGCGCAGCGGGTGGCGGCGGTGGATGTCGTCGGCGCGATAGGTGGCGAGGACGACGAGGCGGCCGGTGCGCAGGGTGCGGAAGAGGTAGGCGAGGAGGTGGCGGGTGGAGGCGTCGGCCCAGTGGAGGTCTTCGAGGGCGACGACGACTGTGCGGTCGGCGGCGACGCGTTCCAGGAGGCGCGCGGTGAGTTCGAAGAGGCGGGCCATGCCCTCCTCGTCGTGCCGTCCGGCGCCGGCCTCGCCCAACTCGGGCAGCAGTCGGGCCAGTTCCTCCTCCTGCCCGGCAGCGGCGGCGGCCAACTCGTCAGGCAGTGCGCGTCGTAGGGCGCGCAGCGCGGTGGAGAAGGGCGCGAAGGGCAGCCCGTCGGCGCCGATCTCGACGCAGCCGCCCAGCGCGACGACGGCGCCCCGACCGCTTGCCGCTTCCGCGAACTCCTCGACCAGCCGCGTCTTCCCGACCCCCGCCTCTCCGCCGAGCAGCAACGCCTGCGGCTCACCGGCGGCGGCGCGGGCGAGCGCGTCGTGCAACACCCCCAACTCGTCACCGCGACCGACGAACACCGGACAGACGGACCTGGTCTCCACGGGCCAGAGCATCGCACAGGGCTCTGACATCGCGGGACTGGTTATCTGGCCGATGGACGGGGTGGTGGGCGACGCGCTGGACAACGCGCTGGACGGGCCGGTCGCCGTGACGGCGGCCGGCCCGTTGCGGGGCCCCCGTGCCCCGGCGCTCACGCGGCCCGGGTGAACCAGTGCCGGCGCGTGCGGTCGGGATGCACCTCGCCCTCTGCGGCTCGGCCGGCTGCCTCGCGGCGGGCGGCGTGGGCGCTGCGGACCGCCTCCCGGGCCAGACGCTCGTCCGCGGCCTCGCGGCGCAGTTCGGCGGAACGGATCTGGTGGAGTTCGTACTCGAACATGGTGTGCCCCTCAGGTCTCTGACGAGGTTGGTCGGTCTTCGCTCTCTGCGATGTCTCAACCTTCGTCTCCCAGGGGGGTCCGCCACATCGGGAGAGTTCCGCATCTTCCGAGGGGGTGGGGGCCTTAGAAACGGGTGAGGGGCCCCAGCCGAGCCGTAAGGTGCTTACGACTGGCCTAAGGCCCCTCATGACCTGCGGTGACGCGTCAGGTTCCGGAAGGCACGCCGAGAATGACGTCGGTGTACTTGAGGACCGCGAGGAGCAGTCCGAGGACACTGAGCGCGACGCCCGCCCAGGAGACCGACTTGATCCATCCGGCCTGCGGCTTCCCCGGAGCGCCGAACGCGGGCCGGGCGATGGCCGCGACACCGACGAGCAGCGCGGCGAGCGCGAAGATGCCGCCCCACAGCGCGGTGGCCTGCCAGGCGTCGCCGTAGATCTCCTTGACCTGGGTGGCGACGCTCGCGGACGACGCGGCCTGCATCGCCAGCTGGCCGTTGATCCCCTCGCGTGCGCCGGCGACCGTACCCATCCAGCTACCGGTGAGCGAGACGAAGCCGAGCACCGCGGACACGACGGCGGCAGCGCCCTGGCCCACGCCGGAGGGGCCTTCCTTCTCGGCCGCGAACTCCGCGCCGTCAAGGTCCTGCAGGTCCTCGCCCTCGTACTCGTCCGCGTCGCCCAGGACCTCGACCTCGGCCGTGGCCTCCGTCGGCTGCTCGTCCTTGGTGATGTCCACCGTCTCCCCGCCGCTCTTCGCGTCGTCGCTCTTTGCCTCGGTACCGGTCTCGGCGCCGGTCTCGTCTGCTGTCTTGGTTCCCATACCTCGCACCGTACGGACTTTTTCTGAGAAGTTCCTTATTGGCTTCCTCCCCCTCGCGAACGAGGGGGATTCCTACGGCTTGCGCCGTGGGTTCTCTGCTTCGTCGCGCCCGCGTTCACGGCCAGGAGGTGGTCCAGGCCGACATCGATTCCGACCACCGCTTCGATGACGGGAAGGGGCTTGGCACCAGTGTGGACGGCTTCGCTCCCTGGGGCAGCGGGCGCGACCACACGATGTCGAGCGATTCACTCGTCTTGACCAGGGTCAGCTCCCCGTCACGGAACCGGCCCGCTTGGCGAAGAAGTGGGCGAACGCGCTCTTAGTGAGCGGCACGCGCGCGTGCGTCGTGCCACTCGGGCGCGAGTACCGACCAGATCTCGGTGTCCGCTCGGACCCCCCGGTGCGGATAGTTCTCCCGCAGCAGGCCCTCACGGCTCATGCCCAGTCGCCGCGCCACGTTGATGCTCGCCTGGTTGGCGGACGACGCGTGCCACTCCACACGGTGCATGCCGCGTACGTCGATCGCCCAGTCGATGAGGACACGCATCGCGCGCGTGATCAGTCCGCGTCCGGTGCCGGCCGGTTCCAGCCAGCAGCCGACCTCGCAGTTGCCCTGCTCCGCGCTGAAGTTGAGGAACAGCACCCCGCCGACGAGCTTCCCGTCCAGCCAGATCCCGTGCAGCGACCCGGTGTCGGCGGCGCGCTGGTCGGCGTACCGCTGGAGCTGCTCCCGCGCGGAGTCGAGGTCCGTGGACTTCATCCCGAAGGGGATGTGCCGGGTGATGAAGTCCCGCCCCCGGTCGAGGTGTGCGAGGAACTCCTCGGCGTGCCAGGGCTCCAGGGGCCGCAGTTCGGCGCCGTCGTCACCCAGGGATATCGCGTACATCCTGCGGTCGCTCCTTCACCAGTACATCCCGTACGTCCATGACCTTCACCTCGGTCACGCCCGGAATGCTCGCACGGGCGGCCTCCTCCACGCCCGGCATTTGCTCGCCGGGAACGCGGCACTCGGGCGGCTCGATGCTGATGCGCGGCAGGTGGCGGTCGAGCCAGCGGGGCAGCCACCAGTTGGCGCCGCCGAGCAGATGCATCAGCGCGGGCACCAGGAGCGTACGCAGGACGAAGGCGTCGAGGGCGACGGCGGCGGCCAGGGCGATGCCGAACATCGCGATCACCCGGTCGCCACTCAGTACGAAGGCGAGGAAGACGGAGATCATGATGACGGCCGCGGAGTTGATCACGCGGCTGGTCTCGGCGAGGCCGACCCGGACGGCCCGCCGGTTGTCGCCGGTCTCCAGCCACTCCTCGTACATCCGGCTGACCAGGAAGACCTGGTAGTCCATGGAGAGCCCGAAGAGGACCGAGACCATGATCACGGGGAGGAAGGGCTCGATCGGGCCCGCGCTGCCGAGGCCCAGCAGTTCGCTCCCCCAGCCCCACTGGAAGATCGCGACGACGACACCGAACGAGGAGGCGACGGCGGCGACGTTCATCGCGGCGGCCTTGAGCGGAATGCCGATCGACCGGAACGCGAGCAGGAGCAACAGACAGCCCAGGCCGATCACGACACCGACGAACAGCGGCAGCTTGCCGATGATCACATCCGCGAAGTCGTCGTAGCTCGCAGTGACCCCGCCGACGTGCAGGTCGAGCGAGGTGCCGGTCTCCGCGCGCGGGAGCACCTTCTCGCGCAGCCGCTCCACCAGGTCACTGGTCCGCGCGGACTGCGGGGAGGACTCCGGTACGACGGTGAGGTACCCGGTGGAGCCGTTCGCGCTGTAGGTCACCGGGGAGGACGACGCGACGCCCTCGGTGGTCCGCAGGGTCGCGGCGAGGTTGTCGAGGACGAGCTTGTCCTCAGCGTCGGAGACGGGCGACACAAGGGTGAGCGGGCCGTTGACGCCGGGGCCGAAACCGTCGGCGAGGAGGTCG
Protein-coding sequences here:
- a CDS encoding aldo/keto reductase, coding for MERRTIGAAALEVGAVGLGCMPMSWAYSASRQRGEESVRAVHRALDEGSSLLDTADMYGPFTNELLVGRVLRERRRDAFVSTKVGLLVGDQHIVANGRPGYVKRACDASLRRLQTDVIDLYQLHRADPEVPVEETWGALAELVQAGKVRALGLSAMGARAGRRSGAGPGARLHDATVRQLERVQQVFPVSAVQAELSVWSREALDTLLPWCVARGIGFLAAMPLGNGFLTGTLTPGEGFEPEDIRARHPRFTAEMMAANQPIVAGLRRVANRIGPDVTPAQVALAWVLAQGRHVVPVPGAKHERWVAQNALAAQVRLSAADLAEVAGLPRAQGSWD
- a CDS encoding helix-turn-helix transcriptional regulator; translation: MLWPVETRSVCPVFVGRGDELGVLHDALARAAAGEPQALLLGGEAGVGKTRLVEEFAEAASGRGAVVALGGCVEIGADGLPFAPFSTALRALRRALPDELAAAAAGQEEELARLLPELGEAGAGRHDEEGMARLFELTARLLERVAADRTVVVALEDLHWADASTRHLLAYLFRTLRTGRLVVLATYRADDIHRRHPLRPLLAELDRLRTVRRIELSRFNRAEVGRQIAGILAAEPEPAQVDEIFDRSDGNAFFVEELAVAAHEGCRTRLTDTLRDLLLVRVESLPESAQRVARIVAEGGSTVEYRLLAATAGLAEDDLIEALRAAVGANILLATPAGDGYRFRHSLVREAVGDDLLPGERSRLNRRYAEALETDPTLVPADERTMRLASYWYHAHDPAKALPAVLDASVTARRRYAYSEQLRLLERAMELWDVAPDAVRTTLRPVDHTEVYPPCGCDPATTPLHYLDLMAEAAVAGRLCGERERALKIIKRALHLLEDDGDPLRAAWFWCQRSRLVQGLSRGDGWQELGTAQELVRGLPPSEVHAEVLANVAAWSMLHSPGPDALAAAEQAVEYARMVGADETELHARLTHGGLLIDAGAMETGFAEMHEVKERSVAENIFFVAGRAYVNLPSGLEAVGRSRDSVPILEEGVAYTRRFGLLDSEAWVWGNLSESLYSLGRWDEAADAATHALRRGHSTKPRGAGAICLARLALGRGDLPEAARQLATAHEHFGTHDPMPQHDLLLALVAIGVAVAEGRLLDARTELGHVLDTGFPPGTHRYGWPLLLAAATAEADARALATAEAGRPETLARILDTAKKLTTDAPVWLAHEQWVRAELQRADGTATPDTWSRLVTAFEALDRPYDLARVRHRLAEALLTDGVEPDDRDRATELLRLSAAVADHLGARSLAEAVTRLAQRARLTPTGTPPRPAADPAESLGLTSRERDVLRLVSAGRTNRQIAEELFISPKTASVHVSNILAKLGVAGRGEAAAVAHRLGLFPLEALPAPTAG
- a CDS encoding PQQ-dependent sugar dehydrogenase; its protein translation is MIVQRRAVTAVLAAATLLLTAGCSSDEGGGGGGGSGGNDTASPSRTGTQASPSAQATEEAPPAKGSVKVVRTVTEDLKTPWGLAPLPDGDLLVSSRDEGTITRVDTETGKKTVLGEVPGVSAAGEGGLLGLALSPSFASDHMVYAYFTTESDNRIARLLYEEEKPAGEQLGAPNTVFRGIPKGYIHNGGRIAFGPDKMLYAGTGESGDTGLAQDKSSLGGKILRLTPEGEPAPGNPFPDSPVYSYGHRNVQGLAWDSRQRLFAAEFGQDTWDELNQIKPGDNYGWPQAEGDSDDAAFHNPVAQWHTDDASPSGIAYAGGSIWMAGLKGQRLWRVPLKGTEAAADPQAFLEGEYGRLRTVVSAGGDKLWLVTSETDGRGSPEGGDDRILELQVT
- a CDS encoding 2-hydroxyacid dehydrogenase, which gives rise to MTADVWLPIPPEEIKGLPEGPRYLFWNGDHDYPGDPADCAFYVVPYMKPVELCVRPLPDMTHVQVLQTLSAGVDNIQPGLGHLRPGVRLCNARGVHEASTAELALALILASLRGIPDFVRAQDKGEWRGGFRPALADKTALIVGYGSIGAAIEDRLAPFELARVARVARSERTTARGPVHPLTELPALLPEADVVILTTPLTDQTRGLVDAEFLARMKDGALLVNVARGPVVDTKALLAELESGRLTAALDVTDPEPLPPGHPLWQAPGVLISPHVGGPTSAFRPRAERLLVDQLSRFMNQEPLRNVILTTGKSDT
- a CDS encoding DUF6191 domain-containing protein; the encoded protein is MFEELFAPGRKHTRDEQKRLELTREDVGDGDPGRGPIDLASGKVVVRRSEHPEEPEESEQPGQPDQPAPPHVT
- a CDS encoding GNAT family N-acetyltransferase; the protein is MYAISLGDDGAELRPLEPWHAEEFLAHLDRGRDFITRHIPFGMKSTDLDSAREQLQRYADQRAADTGSLHGIWLDGKLVGGVLFLNFSAEQGNCEVGCWLEPAGTGRGLITRAMRVLIDWAIDVRGMHRVEWHASSANQASINVARRLGMSREGLLRENYPHRGVRADTEIWSVLAPEWHDARARAAH